One window of Oryza brachyantha chromosome 12, ObraRS2, whole genome shotgun sequence genomic DNA carries:
- the LOC121055998 gene encoding uncharacterized protein LOC121055998, with protein sequence MRRGGGGGGGGLHHGGAVARAGRVLRAAAAAFFHGYHCYTSVAGLLVLPFSAAVLASGAAAASSGTLRAVSARMRGVFDAAGFPPSAFFALLNAKLSQTVFTFTAALPFALTFLLLAKACVAAMLRPDDAAGGGGAARRRRAEGRAPVALPPCASVAGAYPALVATHLLGSFVMLSANAAVFSLLFLAFNGADLLGLTSHPATLALSAAGAIAYSVAVGIATVVCNLAVVVAAMERRAGHAALLRACVVIRGRVPTALALALPTNLGMAAAEALFQLRVVSHHRRAAGWTKLAPGVAGEAFSIAYIHALCVVLEIIVSCMFYRSCTRSDADELRELEPDDKGDLQA encoded by the coding sequence atgaggagaggaggaggaggaggaggaggagggttgCACcatggcggcgcggtggcgagggcCGGGAGGGTgctgagggcggcggcggcggcgttcttcCATGGGTACCATTGCTACACCTCCGTGGCGGGGCTGCTGGTGCTGCCGTTCTCGGCGGCCGTGCTGgcgtcgggggcggcggcggcgtcgtcggggaCGCTGAGGGCGGTGTCGGCGAGGATGCGGGGCGTGTTCGACGCCGCCGGGTTCCCGCCGTCGGCGTTCTTCGCGCTGCTGAACGCGAAGCTGTCGCAGACGGTGTTCACGTTcacggcggcgctgccgtTCGCGCTCACGTTCCTGCTGCTCGCCAAGGCGTGCGTCGCGGCGATGCTCCGGCCGGACGACGccgcgggcggtggcggcgcggcgcggcggcggagggcagAGGGGAGGGCGCCCGTGGCGCTCCCGCCGTGCGCGAGCGTCGCCGGCGCGTACCCGGCGCTGGTGGCGACGCACCTGCTCGGCTCGTTCGTCATGCTGTCCGCGAACGCCGCCGTGTTCTCGCTGCTCTTCCTCGCCTTCAACGGCGCCGACCTGCTCGGCCTCACCTCCCACCCGGCGACGCTGGCGCTCTCCGCCGCGGGCGCCATCGCCTACTCGGTGGCCGTCGGCATCGCCACCGTGGTCTGCAACCTcgccgtggtggtggccgccatggagcgccgcgccggccacgcCGCGCTGCTCAGGGCGTGCGTCGTCATCCGGGGCCGCGTGCCCACcgcgctggcgctggcgctCCCGACCAACCTCGGcatggccgcggcggaggctcTCTTCCAGCTCCGTGTCGTCTcgcaccaccgccgcgccgccgggtgGACGAAGCTCGCGCcaggcgtcgccggcgaggccttCTCCATCGCCTACATCCACGCGCTCTGCGTCGTGCTGGAGATCATCGTCAGCTGCATGTTCTACCGGAGCTGCACGAGGAGTGACGCCGACGAGCTCAGAGAGCTGGAGCCCGACGACAAGGGTGATCTCCAAGCTTGA